The Novosphingobium terrae genome has a window encoding:
- a CDS encoding lysylphosphatidylglycerol synthase domain-containing protein — protein sequence MDQSPVLTAKPAASAKRWAALAVPLLILAGLAAGVLANPALRELFVDAIHRIDPRAVAVTLPVQFIAILVCTCAQQALKVGIPFRSSLIARLTRDAGHNLLIFPPGLGEAIGARVVVLLGGRGRSAVALRVLDVAAEVIAEIPYMALAGWVLWGWWHRGGSKQGLAMGQAQHGGSAGLWVLGAMVALVLAWRLWRRSAHHASWRKTRMGRRAAAEVHLMRRELQRQRMGLPLAIALHVVGWGLSGVQVWLAAMVMGVPLPLFNALAIESAATSARVILFFVPGGLGMQEAGAVLAGLAVGIDPATALAFSLVLRLRDVCFGAGLLFWPWLEYKRGKAA from the coding sequence ATGGATCAATCCCCTGTTCTGACCGCCAAGCCCGCAGCCTCCGCCAAACGCTGGGCCGCGCTGGCGGTGCCTTTGCTGATTCTGGCCGGTCTGGCGGCGGGGGTTCTGGCCAATCCTGCCTTACGCGAGCTGTTCGTCGATGCCATCCATCGCATCGACCCACGGGCGGTGGCGGTGACGCTGCCGGTGCAGTTCATCGCCATTCTGGTCTGCACCTGCGCTCAGCAGGCGCTGAAGGTGGGCATTCCCTTCCGCTCCAGCCTGATCGCGCGCTTGACCCGTGATGCCGGGCACAATCTGCTGATCTTCCCTCCGGGCCTTGGGGAGGCGATCGGCGCGCGCGTTGTGGTGCTGTTGGGCGGGCGCGGGCGCTCGGCCGTGGCGCTGCGGGTGCTGGATGTCGCCGCCGAGGTGATCGCGGAGATCCCCTATATGGCGCTGGCAGGCTGGGTGCTGTGGGGCTGGTGGCATCGCGGCGGCTCGAAACAGGGGCTGGCGATGGGGCAGGCACAGCATGGCGGCTCGGCAGGGCTGTGGGTGCTGGGCGCGATGGTGGCGCTGGTGCTGGCGTGGCGGCTGTGGCGGCGCAGCGCGCATCATGCAAGCTGGCGCAAGACGCGCATGGGCCGCCGTGCCGCTGCCGAGGTGCATCTGATGCGCCGTGAGTTGCAGCGTCAGCGCATGGGCTTGCCGCTGGCGATTGCGCTGCATGTGGTGGGCTGGGGCCTGTCGGGCGTGCAGGTGTGGCTGGCGGCCATGGTGATGGGCGTGCCGCTGCCGCTGTTCAACGCTCTGGCGATCGAGAGTGCGGCGACCTCCGCCCGCGTGATCCTGTTCTTCGTGCCCGGCGGCCTTGGCATGCAGGAAGCGGGCGCGGTGCTGGCAGGCCTTGCCGTGGGCATCGACCCGGCGACTGCGCTGGCGTTCAGCCTTGTGCTGCGCCTGCGCGACGTGTGCTTTGGCGCGGGTCTGCTGTTCTGGCCATGGCTGGAATACAAGCGCGGCAAAGCGGCCTGA
- the hpnK gene encoding hopanoid biosynthesis-associated protein HpnK — MSTSQGAPREQRAAGNDGGGLSRKRLVVTADDFGAAIAVNEAVERAHVDGILTAASLMVAGEGAADAVERARRLPNLGVGLHVVLVDGQPILPPEQIPALVGPDGWFQPDMVKTAFAIAFNPAARAQMRAEVKAQFAAFAATGLKLDHVNAHKHFHMHPMITSAILDAGKASGIPGGIPAMRVPVEHGSSGFGPAAMRWWAGLLGRRLKARGIMVNDQVMGLAQTGAFTPQAMEAALAALPEGLTELYTHPATQDVWPGSAAGYRYRDELAALVAPATIAAVSASRARIGPFAQFQDNFLPTGTMRALAQAGSLGEGAQIDHRSSQKAAR, encoded by the coding sequence CTGAGCACCAGCCAGGGGGCACCACGCGAGCAAAGGGCGGCGGGTAACGACGGGGGGGGCCTGTCGCGCAAGCGCCTTGTTGTCACCGCTGACGATTTCGGCGCCGCCATTGCGGTGAACGAAGCGGTGGAACGCGCCCATGTCGATGGCATCCTCACCGCCGCCAGCCTGATGGTGGCCGGTGAGGGCGCCGCCGACGCGGTGGAGCGCGCCCGCCGTCTGCCCAACCTCGGTGTGGGGCTGCATGTGGTGCTGGTCGATGGCCAGCCCATCCTGCCGCCAGAGCAGATTCCCGCGCTGGTCGGCCCCGATGGCTGGTTCCAGCCCGATATGGTGAAGACCGCCTTCGCCATCGCCTTCAACCCCGCCGCCCGCGCCCAGATGCGCGCCGAGGTGAAGGCGCAATTCGCCGCCTTCGCCGCCACCGGGCTGAAGCTCGACCATGTGAATGCGCACAAGCATTTCCATATGCATCCGATGATCACCTCGGCGATTCTCGATGCGGGCAAGGCAAGCGGCATTCCGGGGGGCATCCCAGCCATGCGCGTGCCGGTGGAGCATGGTTCCTCCGGTTTCGGCCCTGCTGCCATGCGCTGGTGGGCCGGATTGCTGGGGCGCCGTCTGAAGGCACGCGGTATTATGGTGAACGATCAGGTCATGGGTCTGGCCCAGACCGGCGCCTTCACGCCCCAAGCCATGGAAGCCGCGCTGGCCGCCCTGCCCGAAGGCCTGACCGAGCTTTACACCCATCCCGCCACGCAGGATGTCTGGCCCGGCAGCGCGGCAGGCTATCGCTATCGCGACGAGCTGGCGGCGCTGGTGGCCCCCGCCACGATCGCCGCCGTCAGCGCCAGCAGGGCTAGGATCGGCCCCTTCGCACAGTTTCAGGACAATTTTTTACCAACCGGTACCATGAGGGCTCTTGCCCAAGCCGGATCGCTCGGCGAAGGAGCGCAGATCGACCACCGCTCTTCGCAGAAAGCCGCCCGATGA
- a CDS encoding DUF2141 domain-containing protein codes for MSANPLRKLPEVTAATGLAWALACILAAPAQAGEKVPIPSTPDLGKAEARCRPGEQGPALLITIDGLKDRKGNLKLEVYPSNDEDFLRDDNALIYYGKTFRRVEEVVPQNGPVVICARIPGPGAYSVMVLHDRDGNRKFGLSVDGIGFTANPKLGWSKPKAAATRVDAGNGLTRTTVIMNYRNGLMSVGPIAAH; via the coding sequence ATGAGTGCCAACCCCCTCCGCAAGCTGCCTGAAGTGACGGCTGCCACGGGTCTGGCCTGGGCACTGGCCTGCATTCTGGCCGCTCCCGCCCAGGCGGGCGAGAAGGTGCCCATCCCCTCCACCCCCGATCTGGGCAAGGCCGAGGCACGCTGCCGCCCCGGCGAGCAGGGCCCCGCCCTGCTCATCACCATCGACGGGCTGAAGGACCGCAAGGGCAACCTCAAGCTGGAGGTCTATCCCTCCAACGACGAGGACTTCCTGCGCGACGACAATGCGCTGATCTATTACGGCAAGACCTTCCGCCGCGTGGAAGAGGTGGTGCCCCAGAACGGCCCGGTGGTGATCTGCGCGCGCATCCCCGGCCCCGGCGCCTATTCGGTGATGGTGCTGCATGACCGCGACGGCAACCGCAAGTTCGGCCTCTCGGTCGATGGCATCGGCTTCACCGCCAACCCGAAGCTGGGCTGGTCCAAGCCCAAGGCGGCGGCGACGCGGGTGGACGCCGGAAACGGCCTGACCCGCACCACGGTGATCATGAACTATCGCAACGGCCTGATGAGCGTCGGCCCCATCGCGGCGCATTGA
- a CDS encoding DUF2334 domain-containing protein, with translation MSKLLLASIHDVGPRSEAAVDQLCDILGSHLGALNFAMLVVPDHWGEAPLATNKTFQAKLRGWADAGVEMFVHGWFHKDLAEHTGMAAIKAKHMTASEGEFLGLSRDEAARRMGDGRKLIEDIIGRESAGFIAPAWLYGAGAQEALAQSGFKLAEDHMKVWRPDTGEILARGPVITWASRSVGRQRSSRFFASLARNALGFLPKARVAVHPGDVTVPALISSIHATYAAFAQGRRIARYGDLLKGAHAAPSGQ, from the coding sequence ATGAGCAAGCTGCTTCTCGCCTCGATCCATGATGTCGGCCCGCGCAGTGAAGCTGCGGTCGATCAGCTGTGCGATATTCTGGGCAGCCATCTGGGCGCGCTCAATTTCGCGATGCTGGTGGTGCCCGATCATTGGGGTGAGGCGCCTCTCGCTACCAACAAGACGTTTCAGGCCAAGCTGCGTGGCTGGGCTGATGCGGGCGTGGAAATGTTCGTCCACGGCTGGTTCCACAAAGATCTTGCCGAGCACACCGGCATGGCCGCCATCAAGGCCAAACATATGACCGCCAGCGAGGGCGAGTTCCTCGGCCTGTCGCGCGATGAAGCCGCCCGCCGCATGGGTGATGGCCGCAAGCTGATCGAGGACATCATCGGCCGCGAAAGCGCCGGTTTTATCGCGCCCGCATGGCTTTATGGCGCAGGCGCTCAGGAAGCGCTGGCGCAAAGCGGCTTCAAGCTGGCCGAGGACCATATGAAGGTCTGGCGCCCCGACACCGGCGAAATCCTCGCACGCGGCCCCGTGATCACATGGGCCAGCCGCAGCGTGGGGCGTCAGCGTTCCTCGCGGTTTTTCGCATCACTGGCGCGCAACGCGCTGGGCTTCCTGCCCAAGGCGCGTGTGGCGGTGCATCCCGGCGATGTCACCGTGCCCGCGCTGATTTCCTCCATCCACGCCACCTATGCCGCTTTCGCGCAAGGACGGCGCATTGCCCGCTACGGCGATCTGCTCAAGGGCGCACACGCCGCCCCGAGCGGACAATGA
- a CDS encoding glycosyltransferase produces the protein MRIVDVCAFYTPHGGGVKTYVEQKLKIGPALGHDITILAPGDDYQVIEKGPNARLITLPSPRFPLDRKYWYFGDEAALHAELDRLQPDLVEVSSPWRSASMVGRWQSDTPRALVMHADPLSAYAYRWFQPLLSRETIDRRFERFWNHLRDLGRQYDRVVCASGELRDRLAKGGVANTVLHPMGIEANLFSPAKRDCALRRKLLAACALPESARLLIGVGRLSAEKRWPMIVDAVAAASQSMPLGLVIVGQGGHRKRIEKQIQGNPHIRLLGVEKDRQKFATLLASADALIHGCEAETFCMAAAEARASGVPVIVPDRGGAADHARGGAGLTYRAGSALAAAQATLKLLHNPPRGPFPLPTTTQGHFEALFADYEGLIQRRHAAA, from the coding sequence ATGCGCATCGTTGACGTCTGTGCCTTTTACACGCCCCATGGCGGCGGCGTGAAAACCTATGTCGAGCAGAAGCTGAAGATCGGTCCCGCGCTGGGGCATGACATCACCATCCTGGCCCCCGGCGACGACTATCAGGTGATCGAGAAAGGCCCGAACGCCCGCCTCATCACCCTGCCCAGCCCCCGCTTCCCGCTCGACCGCAAATATTGGTATTTCGGCGACGAGGCCGCGCTGCATGCCGAGCTGGACCGCCTCCAGCCCGATCTGGTCGAGGTCTCCAGCCCCTGGCGCAGCGCCTCCATGGTGGGCCGCTGGCAGAGCGACACGCCGCGCGCGCTGGTGATGCATGCCGACCCGCTCTCGGCCTATGCCTATCGCTGGTTCCAGCCGCTGCTCAGCCGCGAGACCATCGACCGCCGCTTCGAGCGTTTCTGGAACCATCTGCGCGATCTGGGCCGCCAGTATGACCGCGTGGTCTGCGCCAGCGGCGAATTGCGTGACCGCCTCGCCAAGGGCGGCGTGGCCAACACCGTGCTTCACCCCATGGGGATCGAGGCCAATCTGTTCAGCCCCGCCAAGCGCGATTGCGCCCTGCGCCGCAAGCTGCTGGCCGCCTGCGCCCTGCCCGAAAGCGCCCGCCTGCTGATCGGCGTGGGCCGCCTTTCGGCCGAGAAGCGCTGGCCGATGATCGTCGATGCCGTCGCTGCCGCCAGCCAGTCCATGCCGCTGGGTCTGGTGATCGTGGGGCAAGGCGGGCACCGCAAGCGCATCGAGAAGCAGATTCAGGGCAACCCCCATATCCGCCTGCTGGGTGTGGAGAAGGATCGCCAGAAATTCGCCACTCTGCTCGCCAGCGCCGACGCGCTGATCCACGGCTGCGAGGCGGAAACCTTCTGCATGGCCGCCGCCGAGGCGCGCGCCAGCGGCGTGCCCGTGATCGTGCCCGACCGTGGCGGCGCCGCCGATCATGCGCGCGGCGGCGCGGGGCTGACCTATCGGGCCGGATCGGCGCTGGCGGCGGCGCAGGCCACGCTCAAGCTGCTGCACAATCCGCCGCGCGGGCCCTTCCCCCTGCCCACCACCACGCAGGGTCATTTCGAGGCGCTTTTCGCCGATTATGAAGGGCTGATTCAGCGCCGCCACGCCGCTGCCTGA
- a CDS encoding MlaA family lipoprotein, translating into MIFTAPIAGLGMVLAPATGMLAPATSLLAPSLDAPALTQVIEPPVITAPAADTPPATPGETATPEPATAPQPDVAAVKAEAANPAPLNTCHVCGPVYAARDPLIGMNRVFYAINQPIDRFIFRPPAMVYKAVVPRPAREGVRNALSNIYSPVTFLNDVVQLRPKHALTTLGRFIINSTLGIGGLFDVAKRKPFHMQGHTNSFANSLAMLGMTSGPYLYLPFIGPSSFRDIMGAGGDTFAQPLLVNRVYSRQDRTVGPAMRPRKVSSFSSTLSLTTFGVVLATLSALDRRAEADAELKALKASAVDPYVALREAYLQSREAEIAALKAKDGQAAPVAAFDDPLADPAAQQAPAQPSPAQPAPAPAK; encoded by the coding sequence ATGATCTTCACCGCGCCGATCGCAGGGCTGGGCATGGTGCTTGCACCCGCAACAGGCATGCTTGCACCCGCAACGAGCTTGCTGGCACCGTCTTTGGACGCCCCGGCCCTGACTCAGGTGATCGAGCCTCCGGTGATCACGGCCCCTGCAGCCGATACGCCGCCTGCAACGCCGGGCGAAACAGCCACCCCCGAACCCGCCACCGCGCCGCAACCTGATGTGGCCGCCGTCAAGGCCGAGGCCGCCAATCCGGCCCCCTTGAACACCTGCCATGTCTGCGGCCCGGTCTATGCCGCGCGCGATCCGCTGATCGGCATGAACCGCGTGTTCTACGCCATCAACCAGCCCATCGACCGCTTTATCTTCCGCCCCCCCGCCATGGTCTACAAGGCGGTGGTGCCCCGCCCGGCGCGCGAAGGCGTGCGCAATGCGCTCTCCAACATCTATTCGCCGGTCACCTTCCTCAACGATGTGGTCCAACTGCGCCCGAAACACGCGCTGACGACCTTGGGCCGCTTCATCATCAACTCCACGCTGGGCATCGGCGGCTTGTTCGATGTCGCCAAGCGCAAGCCCTTCCACATGCAGGGCCACACCAACAGCTTCGCCAATTCGCTGGCCATGCTGGGCATGACCTCGGGGCCCTATCTCTATCTGCCCTTTATCGGCCCCAGCAGCTTCCGCGACATCATGGGCGCGGGCGGCGACACCTTCGCCCAGCCGCTGCTGGTCAACCGCGTTTACAGCAGGCAGGATCGCACCGTCGGCCCCGCCATGCGCCCGCGCAAGGTCAGCAGCTTCAGCTCCACCCTGTCGCTGACCACCTTCGGCGTGGTGCTGGCGACGCTGAGCGCCCTCGACCGCCGCGCCGAGGCCGATGCCGAGCTGAAAGCGCTGAAAGCCTCCGCCGTCGATCCCTATGTGGCGCTGCGCGAAGCCTATCTGCAAAGCCGCGAGGCCGAGATCGCCGCGCTGAAAGCCAAGGACGGTCAGGCCGCGCCCGTGGCTGCTTTTGATGACCCTCTGGCCGATCCGGCGGCGCAGCAGGCACCGGCTCAACCTTCGCCCGCGCAACCGGCGCCGGCTCCAGCCAAGTAA
- a CDS encoding dipeptidase, translated as MKPRHLARLLCVCATVTLAAPAFAAPALSPEQTVAAALKEAPVWDGHNDVPEQLRDRRKDVLAGFDFNNTVNEPLPDKRMAAFFPAGTPTGMQTDLTRMKQGHIGAQFWSVYVSANLPEPQAVQATMEQIDVVKRLIAQYPNDLMLATSSADVEKAWKAGKVASLIGMEGGHSIGGSLGVLRQFYALGARYMTLTHFKDTAWADSATDAPQHDGLTPFGKDVVREMQRIGILVDLSHVSQKTMMDALEVARAPIIFSHSGSQAVSGHPRNVSDEVLDKVKLNGGVVMCNFYPNYVSDALYKWGAARAGQQAEQKALHPDRPDLAKAALDAWEKANPKPVATIQQVADHIDHIVKRIGIDHVGVGGDFDGGSVGLQGMPDVSAYPALLLELAKRGYTKEDLKKVASLNTLRVLKASEAYALAHKDDKPIESPTSF; from the coding sequence ATGAAGCCGCGTCACCTTGCCCGCCTGCTCTGCGTCTGCGCCACTGTCACGCTGGCCGCGCCCGCTTTCGCTGCCCCGGCGCTCAGCCCCGAGCAAACCGTCGCCGCCGCGCTGAAGGAAGCCCCCGTCTGGGACGGCCACAATGACGTGCCCGAACAGCTGCGCGACCGCCGCAAGGACGTGCTGGCGGGCTTCGACTTCAACAACACCGTGAACGAGCCCCTGCCCGACAAGCGCATGGCCGCCTTCTTCCCGGCGGGCACCCCCACCGGCATGCAGACCGACCTCACCCGCATGAAGCAGGGCCATATCGGCGCGCAATTCTGGTCGGTCTATGTCTCGGCCAACCTGCCCGAGCCACAGGCCGTGCAGGCCACCATGGAGCAGATCGACGTGGTCAAGCGCCTGATCGCCCAGTACCCCAACGATCTGATGCTGGCGACCAGCAGCGCCGACGTCGAAAAGGCGTGGAAGGCCGGCAAGGTCGCCTCGCTGATCGGCATGGAGGGCGGCCATTCCATCGGCGGCTCGCTGGGCGTGCTGCGCCAATTCTACGCCCTTGGCGCCCGCTACATGACGCTGACCCACTTCAAGGACACCGCCTGGGCCGACAGCGCCACCGACGCCCCCCAGCATGACGGCCTCACCCCCTTCGGCAAGGATGTGGTGCGCGAGATGCAGCGCATCGGCATCCTCGTCGACCTCAGCCACGTCAGCCAGAAGACCATGATGGACGCGCTGGAGGTGGCCAGGGCCCCGATCATCTTCAGCCACTCCGGCTCTCAGGCCGTCAGCGGCCACCCCCGCAACGTCTCTGACGAGGTGCTGGACAAGGTGAAGCTGAACGGCGGCGTCGTGATGTGCAACTTCTACCCCAACTACGTCTCCGACGCGCTGTACAAGTGGGGCGCCGCCCGCGCCGGGCAGCAGGCCGAGCAGAAAGCCCTCCACCCCGACCGCCCCGACCTCGCCAAGGCCGCGCTGGACGCGTGGGAGAAAGCCAATCCCAAGCCTGTGGCCACGATCCAGCAGGTGGCCGATCATATCGACCATATCGTGAAGCGCATCGGCATCGACCACGTGGGCGTGGGCGGCGATTTCGATGGCGGCTCGGTCGGGCTGCAGGGCATGCCGGACGTGTCGGCTTACCCTGCGCTGCTTCTGGAACTGGCCAAGCGTGGGTACACCAAGGAGGATCTGAAGAAGGTCGCCAGCCTGAACACGCTGCGGGTTCTGAAGGCTTCGGAAGCCTATGCTCTGGCGCATAAGGACGACAAGCCGATTGAAAGTCCGACGTCGTTTTAA
- a CDS encoding glutaminyl-peptide cyclotransferase: MRGSVKQALLGLALGLAPLAACHAAQPAPSSAAAELPVVKPEVVRKLPHDPHAWTEGLFFDATGQMYESTGELGRSTLRRVNVETGEVLARADVPMPLYGEGSAPVGDKIYSLSWRDGIGLIWNKATLKPEGQFSYMGEGWALTKLGNDLIMSDGSSNLRVIDPNGFRLLRMIHVTANGKPVDQLNEVELVDGEIWANIWLTDRIARIDPASGHVKGWIDVSDLHKEAGTTGPDQIPNGIAYDGVHHKLYVTGKEWPTMFEIRVPGVK, from the coding sequence ATGCGCGGGTCTGTGAAGCAGGCGCTGCTGGGGCTGGCTCTCGGGCTGGCTCCGCTTGCGGCATGTCATGCGGCACAGCCCGCGCCCTCTTCCGCTGCGGCGGAGCTGCCGGTGGTGAAGCCCGAGGTGGTGCGCAAGCTGCCGCACGACCCCCACGCCTGGACCGAAGGCCTGTTCTTCGATGCCACCGGCCAGATGTATGAAAGCACCGGCGAGCTGGGCCGATCGACCCTGCGCCGCGTGAATGTCGAAACCGGCGAGGTGCTGGCCCGCGCCGATGTGCCCATGCCTTTGTATGGCGAGGGCAGCGCTCCGGTTGGCGACAAGATCTATTCGCTCAGCTGGCGTGATGGCATCGGCCTGATCTGGAACAAGGCCACGCTGAAGCCCGAGGGCCAGTTCTCCTATATGGGCGAAGGCTGGGCGCTGACCAAGCTGGGCAACGACCTGATCATGAGCGATGGCAGCAGCAATCTGCGCGTGATCGATCCCAATGGCTTCCGCCTGCTGCGCATGATCCATGTGACCGCGAACGGCAAGCCGGTGGACCAGCTTAACGAGGTCGAGCTGGTGGATGGCGAAATCTGGGCCAACATCTGGCTGACGGATCGCATCGCGCGGATCGATCCGGCTTCGGGCCATGTGAAGGGCTGGATCGATGTGTCCGACCTGCACAAGGAAGCAGGCACCACCGGGCCGGATCAGATTCCCAACGGGATCGCTTACGATGGGGTGCATCACAAGCTCTACGTCACGGGCAAGGAATGGCCCACGATGTTTGAGATTCGCGTTCCCGGAGTGAAGTAG
- a CDS encoding MMPL family transporter: MNEPTSAFPARLTAILLAAARAPWRMVALAAVLVVAAVASIMLTFTMTTDTGELISAKTPWRQDGLAVEAAFPQQKDSIIVVIDGQTPELAEDGAKRLMQALQADKTHIGTVERPDGGPFFDTNGLLFASPDEVKDATAKLVDAQPLLGGLASDPSLHGLATTMDTMASGAANGTQDAARLATPLRALSSAVDGKLAGKATWFSWQRLFSDAKGPLAPPTRRLLMVHPVLHFGDLEPGGVAVDAIKAQSKVLGLDAAHGLRMGITGEVPLADEEFATIQDNIGVIGAAMALAMLVCLWLATRSGRMVAAIMVTIVAGLIITLALGLLAVHRLNVISVAFIPLFVGLGVDFGIQVAVRFNAERHGGADPMGALKGVGSAIGEPLMLAAAAIFLALGAFLPTDYTGIAELGVIAGLGMIVAFALNITLLPALLILMRPAVPAARVGWAGAAPFDAWLHRSRKAILWAFVIAMIGSIALLKWVVFDFNPLHLRDPNAPAMHELAGLMKDVDRTPNTITILAPNADAAHALAAKLEKHPEVAHAITVDSFVPEDQAAKLPYIQNASLLLDAAVNPFDMPAAHSDEETRAALTKAAASLRLLAAKGGDLGQAATGLATSFDHLAAASPAQRAAVEAMLIPPLTVTLDTIRASLTASEVTRASLPPEIAQDWVAKDGQALIQVTPAGNSTDNDVLARFTQVVRAEAPHATGLPVATQEAARTVAGAFVKAGVIALALVSLLLWLVLRSVREVAFTLAPVVLSGFLTLGSCVLIGQPLNFANIIAFPLLFGVGVAFHIYFVMAWRRGVGDLLQTSLARAVVCSALATGSAFGALWFSHHPGTASMGLILMISLIWTLVCALIFEPALLGPVPAGQTKRAE; this comes from the coding sequence ATGAACGAGCCGACCTCTGCCTTTCCCGCGCGCCTGACGGCGATTCTGCTCGCCGCCGCGCGGGCGCCCTGGCGCATGGTGGCGCTGGCGGCGGTGCTGGTGGTGGCGGCTGTCGCCAGCATCATGCTCACCTTCACCATGACCACCGACACGGGCGAGCTGATCAGCGCGAAAACCCCGTGGCGGCAGGACGGTCTGGCGGTCGAGGCGGCCTTCCCGCAGCAGAAGGACTCGATCATCGTCGTGATCGACGGCCAGACGCCCGAGCTGGCCGAGGATGGCGCCAAGCGCCTGATGCAGGCGCTGCAGGCCGACAAGACGCATATCGGCACGGTGGAACGCCCCGATGGCGGGCCCTTCTTCGACACCAACGGGCTGCTGTTCGCCAGCCCGGATGAGGTGAAGGACGCCACCGCCAAGCTGGTCGATGCCCAGCCGCTGCTCGGCGGTCTGGCGAGCGATCCCAGCCTGCATGGCCTCGCCACCACCATGGACACCATGGCCAGCGGCGCGGCCAATGGCACGCAGGATGCCGCCCGTCTGGCCACGCCTCTGCGCGCGCTGTCCTCCGCCGTGGATGGCAAGCTGGCGGGCAAGGCGACGTGGTTCTCATGGCAGCGCCTGTTCTCCGACGCCAAGGGGCCGCTGGCCCCGCCCACGCGGCGCCTGCTGATGGTTCACCCCGTGCTGCATTTCGGCGATCTGGAGCCGGGCGGTGTGGCGGTCGATGCGATCAAGGCGCAGTCGAAGGTTTTGGGGCTGGATGCCGCGCATGGCCTGCGTATGGGCATCACCGGCGAAGTGCCGCTGGCCGATGAGGAATTCGCCACCATTCAGGACAACATCGGCGTCATCGGCGCGGCCATGGCGCTGGCCATGCTGGTCTGCCTGTGGCTGGCCACCCGCAGCGGACGGATGGTCGCGGCGATCATGGTCACCATCGTGGCTGGCCTGATCATCACGCTGGCGCTGGGTCTGCTGGCGGTGCATCGCCTCAATGTGATTTCGGTGGCCTTTATCCCGCTGTTTGTGGGTCTGGGCGTCGATTTCGGCATTCAGGTGGCGGTGCGCTTCAATGCCGAGCGCCATGGCGGCGCCGATCCGATGGGCGCGCTGAAAGGCGTGGGCTCCGCCATTGGCGAGCCGCTGATGCTGGCCGCCGCCGCGATCTTCCTCGCGCTGGGCGCCTTCCTGCCCACCGATTACACCGGCATTGCCGAGCTGGGCGTGATCGCGGGCCTTGGCATGATCGTGGCCTTTGCGCTCAACATCACGCTGCTGCCCGCGCTGCTGATCCTGATGCGCCCCGCTGTGCCTGCCGCGCGCGTGGGCTGGGCCGGCGCCGCGCCGTTCGATGCATGGTTGCACCGCAGCCGCAAGGCGATCCTCTGGGCCTTTGTGATCGCCATGATCGGCTCGATCGCGCTGCTCAAATGGGTGGTGTTCGATTTCAACCCGCTGCATCTGCGCGATCCCAACGCGCCCGCCATGCATGAGCTGGCCGGGCTGATGAAGGATGTGGACCGCACCCCCAACACCATCACCATCCTCGCCCCCAATGCCGACGCCGCCCACGCTCTGGCGGCGAAGCTGGAGAAGCACCCCGAGGTGGCCCATGCCATCACCGTCGACAGCTTCGTGCCCGAGGATCAGGCCGCCAAGCTGCCCTATATCCAGAACGCCTCGCTGCTGCTGGATGCCGCGGTCAATCCTTTCGATATGCCCGCCGCGCATAGCGATGAGGAAACCCGCGCTGCGCTAACCAAGGCCGCCGCCTCGCTGCGCCTTCTGGCCGCAAAGGGCGGCGATCTGGGGCAGGCCGCCACGGGTCTGGCCACCAGCTTCGACCATCTGGCCGCCGCCAGCCCCGCTCAGCGCGCGGCGGTGGAGGCCATGCTGATCCCACCGCTGACGGTGACGCTCGACACGATCCGCGCCTCGCTGACGGCCAGCGAAGTGACCCGCGCCAGCCTGCCGCCCGAGATCGCCCAGGATTGGGTGGCCAAGGATGGACAGGCGCTGATTCAGGTCACCCCCGCCGGCAACAGCACCGACAATGACGTGCTGGCCCGCTTCACGCAGGTCGTCCGCGCCGAGGCGCCGCATGCCACCGGGCTTCCGGTGGCCACGCAGGAGGCCGCGCGCACTGTGGCGGGCGCTTTCGTGAAGGCGGGCGTGATCGCTCTGGCGCTGGTCAGCCTGCTGTTGTGGCTGGTGCTGCGCTCTGTGCGAGAGGTCGCCTTTACGCTGGCGCCGGTGGTTCTGTCGGGCTTTCTCACGCTGGGGTCCTGCGTTCTGATCGGCCAGCCCTTGAATTTTGCAAATATCATCGCATTTCCGCTGCTGTTCGGTGTGGGTGTCGCGTTTCACATCTATTTCGTGATGGCGTGGCGCCGTGGCGTGGGTGATCTCTTGCAGACCAGCCTTGCCCGTGCCGTGGTTTGCAGCGCGCTGGCGACGGGCAGCGCTTTTGGAGCGCTATGGTTTTCGCATCACCCGGGCACGGCCAGCATGGGACTGATCCTGATGATCTCGCTGATCTGGACGCTGGTCTGCGCCCTGATTTTCGAGCCTGCGCTGCTGGGCCCCGTGCCTGCGGGCCAGACGAAGCGCGCTGAATGA